In Streptococcus oralis, a single window of DNA contains:
- a CDS encoding ABC transporter substrate-binding protein/permease — translation MKKKILACLLILFPIFSLGMAKADTVKIVSDTAYAPFEFKDSDQTYKGIDVDIINKVAEIKGWNIQMSYPGFDAAVNAVQSGQADAIMAGMTKTKERENVFTMSDTYYDTKVVIATTKANKITKYEELSGKTVGVKNATAAQRFLESIKDKYGFSIKTFDTSDLMNNSLSAGAVNAIMDDKPVIEYAINQGQDLSINMDGEAVGSFAFGVKKGSKYEHLVTEFNEALAQMKKDGSLEQIIQKWTASKTTASPTTTAAGQKATPVKSKYIIASDSSFAPFVFQNSSNQYTGIDMDLIKAIAKDQGFEIEITNPGFDAAISAVQAGQADGIIAGVSVTDARKETFDFSESYYTANTILGVKESSTIASYEDLKDKTVGVKNGTASQTFLTENQSKYGYKIKTFADGASMYDSLNTGAIDAVMDDEPVLKYSISQGQKLKTPIAGTPIGETAFAVKKGTNPELIQMFNNGLANLKANGEFQKILDKYLASETSTDSTSTVDETTIWGLLQNNYKQLLSGLGITLALALISFAIAIVIGIIFGMFSVSPYKSLRLISEIFVDVIRGIPLMILAAFIFWGIPNFIESITGQQSPINDFVAGTIALSLNAAAYIAEIVRGGIQAVPVGQMEASRSLGISYGKTMRKIILPQATKLMLPNFVNQFVIALKDTTIVSAIGLVELFQTGKIIIARNYQSFKMYAILAIFYLVIITLLTRLAKRLEKRIR, via the coding sequence ATGAAGAAAAAAATACTAGCATGTTTGCTCATTTTATTTCCCATTTTCTCACTAGGTATGGCAAAAGCTGATACTGTTAAGATTGTGTCTGATACAGCTTACGCACCTTTTGAGTTTAAAGATTCAGATCAAACCTATAAAGGGATTGATGTTGATATTATCAATAAAGTCGCAGAAATCAAAGGATGGAATATCCAAATGTCTTATCCTGGCTTTGATGCAGCTGTAAATGCAGTGCAGTCAGGTCAAGCAGATGCCATTATGGCAGGTATGACAAAAACAAAAGAACGTGAAAATGTCTTTACCATGTCTGATACCTATTATGATACAAAAGTTGTCATTGCTACCACAAAGGCAAATAAAATCACCAAATATGAGGAACTCAGCGGGAAAACAGTTGGAGTTAAGAACGCAACTGCCGCTCAACGTTTCCTCGAAAGTATCAAAGATAAATACGGTTTCTCTATTAAAACCTTTGATACAAGTGATTTGATGAATAACAGTCTAAGTGCTGGTGCTGTGAATGCCATCATGGATGACAAACCTGTTATTGAGTATGCGATTAACCAAGGACAAGATCTCAGCATCAATATGGATGGTGAGGCTGTTGGAAGCTTTGCCTTTGGTGTCAAGAAAGGGAGCAAGTATGAACACTTGGTTACCGAGTTTAACGAAGCCCTAGCCCAAATGAAGAAGGATGGTAGCTTGGAGCAAATCATCCAAAAATGGACGGCTTCTAAAACTACTGCAAGCCCAACAACTACTGCTGCTGGACAAAAAGCTACTCCTGTGAAAAGCAAGTACATTATTGCCAGCGACTCATCTTTCGCCCCATTCGTCTTTCAAAATTCAAGCAATCAATACACCGGTATTGATATGGATCTTATCAAGGCCATTGCCAAAGATCAAGGTTTTGAAATTGAAATTACCAACCCAGGATTTGACGCAGCCATCAGTGCTGTTCAAGCAGGACAAGCAGATGGTATCATTGCTGGTGTGTCTGTAACAGATGCCCGTAAGGAAACCTTCGACTTCTCAGAATCATACTACACAGCAAATACGATTCTTGGTGTGAAAGAATCAAGCACGATCGCTTCTTATGAGGACCTCAAGGATAAAACTGTCGGTGTTAAAAACGGAACTGCTTCTCAAACGTTCCTTACTGAAAATCAAAGCAAATACGGTTATAAGATTAAAACCTTTGCTGATGGCGCATCAATGTATGACAGTCTGAATACTGGAGCTATTGATGCTGTGATGGATGATGAGCCAGTTCTCAAATATTCTATCAGCCAAGGTCAAAAATTGAAAACACCAATCGCTGGAACTCCAATCGGTGAAACTGCCTTTGCGGTTAAAAAAGGAACAAACCCTGAATTGATCCAGATGTTCAATAACGGACTTGCGAACCTCAAAGCTAACGGTGAATTCCAAAAGATTCTTGACAAGTATCTAGCTAGCGAAACTTCAACTGACTCTACAAGTACGGTTGACGAAACAACTATCTGGGGCTTGCTTCAAAACAACTACAAACAACTTCTTAGTGGACTTGGAATCACTCTTGCCTTAGCGCTTATTTCATTTGCAATTGCCATTGTCATCGGGATTATCTTTGGTATGTTTAGTGTTAGCCCATACAAATCTCTTCGTCTGATTTCTGAGATTTTCGTTGACGTTATTCGAGGAATTCCATTGATGATTCTTGCAGCCTTCATCTTCTGGGGAATACCAAACTTCATCGAGTCGATTACCGGCCAACAAAGTCCAATCAATGACTTTGTAGCTGGTACTATTGCCCTCTCACTCAATGCAGCTGCTTATATCGCTGAAATTGTTCGTGGTGGGATTCAAGCTGTTCCAGTTGGGCAAATGGAGGCCAGTCGCAGTCTTGGTATTTCTTATGGAAAAACCATGCGTAAGATTATCTTGCCACAAGCGACTAAATTGATGTTGCCAAACTTCGTCAACCAATTTGTTATCGCTCTTAAAGATACAACCATCGTGTCTGCTATCGGTTTGGTTGAACTCTTCCAAACTGGTAAGATCATCATTGCCCGTAACTACCAAAGTTTCAAGATGTATGCAATCCTTGCTATCTTCTATCTTGTAATTATCACGCTTTTGACTAGACTAGCGAAACGCTTAGAAAAGAGGATTCGTTAA
- the ftsY gene encoding signal recognition particle-docking protein FtsY, whose amino-acid sequence MGLFDRLFGKKEEPKIEDIVKEALENLDLSEEVEENQTAVEETSQEETTRDKVEETPAQEETPQILTEEVIEPEAVEETAQEELELESDELEQFQDPEEVLEEESQETEEELASEVVEEELPQVEETVQEKYDRSLKKTRTGFGARLNAFFANFRSVDEEFFEELEELLIMSDVGVQVASNLTEELRYEAKLENAKKPDALRRVIIEKLVELYEKDGNYDEQIHFQDGLTVMLFVGVNGVGKTTSIGKLAHRYKQAGKKVMLVAADTFRAGAVAQLAEWGRRVDVPVVTGPEKADPASVVFDGMQRAVAEGIDILMIDTAGRLQNKDNLMAELEKIGRIIKRVVPEAPHETFLALDASTGQNALVQAKEFSKITPLTGIVLTKIDGTARGGVVLAIREELNIPVKLIGFGEKIDDIGEFNSENFMKGLLEGLI is encoded by the coding sequence ATGGGATTGTTTGACCGTTTATTCGGGAAAAAAGAAGAGCCGAAAATCGAAGATATTGTAAAAGAAGCACTGGAAAATCTTGATTTGTCAGAAGAGGTTGAAGAAAACCAAACGGCAGTCGAAGAAACTTCTCAGGAAGAGACAACAAGAGACAAAGTGGAAGAAACACCTGCTCAAGAAGAAACCCCTCAGATCTTGACAGAAGAAGTTATTGAACCAGAAGCAGTCGAGGAAACTGCTCAGGAAGAGCTTGAGCTAGAATCTGATGAATTGGAACAATTCCAAGATCCGGAAGAAGTTTTAGAAGAAGAGAGCCAAGAAACTGAAGAAGAACTAGCGTCAGAAGTAGTAGAAGAAGAACTTCCTCAGGTTGAAGAAACCGTGCAGGAAAAATATGACCGCAGTCTAAAGAAAACCCGTACGGGATTCGGAGCTCGTTTGAATGCCTTCTTTGCCAACTTCCGTTCTGTCGATGAAGAATTCTTCGAGGAATTGGAAGAACTGCTCATCATGAGTGACGTCGGTGTTCAGGTCGCTTCAAACTTAACAGAAGAACTACGCTATGAAGCCAAACTCGAAAACGCTAAGAAGCCTGACGCACTTCGTCGTGTCATTATCGAGAAATTGGTTGAACTCTATGAGAAGGATGGCAACTACGATGAACAAATCCATTTCCAAGATGGTTTGACAGTCATGCTCTTTGTCGGAGTCAATGGTGTTGGGAAAACAACTTCTATCGGGAAATTAGCTCATCGCTACAAACAAGCTGGCAAGAAAGTCATGTTGGTTGCGGCAGATACCTTCCGTGCGGGTGCTGTGGCCCAGCTAGCAGAATGGGGCCGTCGTGTGGATGTTCCTGTTGTGACGGGACCTGAAAAGGCTGATCCAGCAAGCGTGGTCTTTGATGGGATGCAACGTGCTGTAGCTGAAGGGATTGATATCCTTATGATTGATACAGCAGGGCGTCTGCAAAACAAGGACAACCTTATGGCCGAGTTGGAAAAGATTGGTCGCATTATCAAGCGTGTCGTTCCAGAGGCACCCCATGAAACATTCTTAGCCCTTGATGCTTCAACAGGTCAAAACGCTCTTGTACAGGCCAAAGAGTTTTCAAAAATCACTCCATTGACAGGTATTGTATTGACCAAGATTGATGGAACTGCCCGAGGTGGTGTTGTACTAGCTATCCGCGAAGAACTTAATATCCCTGTAAAATTGATTGGTTTCGGTGAAAAAATCGATGATATTGGGGAATTTAACTCAGAAAACTTTATGAAGGGTCTCTTAGAAGGCTTGATTTAA
- a CDS encoding amino acid ABC transporter ATP-binding protein, giving the protein MAKLKIDVNDLHKYYGKNEVLKGITTKFYEGDVVCIIGPSGSGKSTFLRSLNLLEEVTSGHITVNGYDLTEKSTNVDHVRENVGMVFQHFNLFPHMSVLENITFAPIEHKRMTKEEAEKMGMELLEKVGLADKANANPDSLSGGQKQRVAIARGLAMNPDIMLFDEPTSALDPEMVGDVLNVMKELAEQGMTMIIVTHEMGFARQVANRVIFTADGEFLEDGTPDQIFDNPQHPRLKEFLDKVLNV; this is encoded by the coding sequence ATGGCAAAACTAAAAATTGATGTAAATGATTTGCATAAGTATTATGGAAAAAATGAAGTTTTAAAAGGTATTACTACTAAGTTTTATGAAGGAGATGTTGTTTGTATCATCGGTCCTTCTGGTTCTGGTAAATCCACTTTCCTCCGTAGCCTTAACCTTCTCGAGGAGGTAACGAGTGGCCACATCACAGTAAATGGTTATGATCTGACTGAAAAATCAACCAATGTCGACCATGTTCGTGAAAACGTGGGAATGGTCTTCCAACATTTCAACCTCTTCCCTCACATGTCCGTCCTAGAAAATATCACTTTTGCACCTATTGAACACAAACGGATGACCAAAGAAGAAGCTGAAAAAATGGGGATGGAGTTGCTTGAAAAGGTAGGACTAGCAGATAAAGCTAATGCCAACCCAGATAGCCTTTCAGGTGGTCAGAAACAGCGTGTAGCTATCGCTCGTGGACTTGCCATGAATCCTGATATCATGCTCTTTGATGAGCCAACTTCCGCTCTTGACCCTGAAATGGTTGGAGATGTACTGAATGTTATGAAGGAATTGGCGGAACAAGGCATGACCATGATTATCGTAACCCATGAGATGGGATTTGCTCGTCAGGTGGCCAACCGTGTTATCTTTACGGCTGATGGTGAGTTCCTGGAAGATGGAACTCCAGATCAAATCTTCGATAACCCACAACACCCTCGTCTAAAAGAGTTCTTGGACAAGGTCTTAAATGTATAA
- a CDS encoding Cof-type HAD-IIB family hydrolase gives MIKLVATDMDGTFLDGEGRFDMERLKNVLVSYKEKGIYFAVASGRGILSLKKLFADVRDEMIFIAENGSYVEFHGEDMYEATMSRDFYLSTFVALKKSPYFDVRKMLLTGKKACYVLDTVDETYLMISRHYNESIQKVASLEDITDEIFKFTTNFTEDTIEAGEAWVNENVPGVKAMTTGFESIDIVLDYVDKGVAIVELAKKLGLSMDQVMAFGDNLNDLHMMQVVGHPIAPENARPEILELAEAVIGHHKDQSVMAYMEGL, from the coding sequence ATGATTAAACTTGTAGCAACCGATATGGATGGAACCTTTCTGGACGGAGAGGGTCGGTTTGATATGGAACGCCTCAAAAACGTACTTGTTTCCTACAAGGAAAAGGGGATTTATTTTGCTGTGGCTTCAGGTCGCGGTATCTTGTCCCTGAAAAAGTTGTTTGCGGATGTGCGTGATGAAATGATTTTTATAGCTGAAAATGGGAGTTATGTTGAGTTTCATGGGGAGGATATGTACGAGGCTACGATGTCACGGGACTTTTACTTGAGTACTTTTGTAGCATTAAAGAAATCGCCCTATTTTGATGTAAGAAAAATGCTTCTGACAGGGAAAAAAGCTTGTTATGTATTGGATACGGTGGATGAGACTTATCTCATGATTAGTCGTCACTACAATGAGAGTATTCAAAAAGTAGCGAGTCTGGAAGATATCACAGATGAGATTTTTAAATTCACTACGAACTTCACAGAAGATACGATAGAAGCTGGTGAGGCCTGGGTCAACGAAAATGTTCCTGGTGTGAAAGCCATGACAACAGGTTTTGAATCCATCGATATTGTCTTGGACTACGTTGATAAGGGTGTGGCTATTGTTGAGCTGGCCAAAAAACTGGGGCTTAGCATGGATCAGGTCATGGCGTTTGGAGATAATCTCAATGACCTTCACATGATGCAGGTTGTGGGACACCCAATCGCTCCTGAAAATGCGCGACCAGAGATTTTAGAATTAGCAGAAGCGGTGATTGGCCACCATAAGGACCAGTCAGTGATGGCTTATATGGAGGGCTTGTAA
- the uvrB gene encoding excinuclease ABC subunit UvrB translates to MINRITDNKFKLVSKYEPSGDQPQAIEQLVDNIEGGEKAQILMGATGTGKTYTMSQVISKVNKPTLVIAHNKTLAGQLYGEFKEFFPENAVEYFVSYYDYYQPEAYVPSSDTYIEKDSSVNDEIDKLRHSATSALLERNDVIVVASVSCIYGLGSPKEYADSVVSLRPGLEISRDKLLNDLVDIQFERNDIDFQRGRFRVRGDVVEIFPASRDEHAFRVEFFGDEIDRIREVEALTGQVLGEVDHLAIFPATHFVTNDDHMEVAIAKIQAELEEQLAVFEKEGKLLEAQRLKQRTEYDIEMLREMGYTNGVENYSRHMDGRSEGEPPYTLLDFFPDDFLIMIDESHMTMGQIKGMYNGDRSRKEMLVNYGFRLPSALDNRPLRREEFESHVHQIVYVSATPGDYENEQTETVIEQIIRPTGLLDPEVEVRPTMGQIDDLLGEINARVEKNERTFITTLTKKMAEDLTDYFKEMGIKVKYMHSDIKTLERTEIIRDLRLGVFDVLVGINLLREGIDVPEVSLVAILDADKEGFLRNERGLIQTIGRAARNSEGHVIMYADTITQSMQRAIDETARRRKIQMAYNEEHGIVPQTIKKEIRDLIAVTKAVAKEEDKEVDINSLNKQERKELVKKLKKQMQEAVEVLDFELAAQIRDMMLEVKALN, encoded by the coding sequence ATGATTAATAGAATTACAGATAATAAATTTAAACTAGTATCAAAATATGAACCTTCAGGAGATCAACCCCAAGCGATTGAGCAGTTGGTTGACAATATCGAGGGTGGAGAAAAGGCTCAGATTCTGATGGGGGCGACGGGTACAGGGAAGACCTATACCATGAGTCAGGTCATTTCCAAAGTCAATAAACCAACTTTGGTCATTGCCCATAACAAAACCCTAGCTGGTCAGCTCTATGGGGAGTTTAAGGAATTTTTCCCTGAAAATGCTGTTGAGTACTTCGTATCCTACTATGATTATTACCAACCCGAGGCCTATGTTCCTTCGAGTGATACCTATATTGAGAAGGATAGCTCAGTCAATGATGAGATTGACAAGCTCCGTCACTCAGCGACTTCAGCCCTTCTGGAGCGCAATGATGTCATCGTCGTGGCTTCTGTCTCTTGTATCTATGGTTTGGGTTCGCCAAAGGAATATGCTGATAGTGTCGTTAGTCTCCGTCCAGGTCTGGAGATTTCTCGTGACAAACTCTTGAATGACTTGGTGGATATTCAGTTTGAACGCAATGATATTGATTTCCAACGGGGAAGATTTCGCGTTCGCGGGGATGTGGTGGAGATTTTCCCAGCTTCTCGTGATGAACACGCTTTTCGAGTAGAGTTTTTCGGAGATGAGATTGACCGTATCCGTGAGGTTGAGGCTTTGACAGGTCAGGTATTGGGAGAAGTGGATCATTTGGCGATCTTCCCTGCCACTCACTTTGTGACCAATGACGACCACATGGAAGTTGCCATTGCCAAGATTCAGGCAGAGTTGGAGGAGCAGTTAGCTGTCTTTGAGAAGGAAGGCAAACTGCTAGAAGCACAACGCTTGAAACAACGGACAGAGTATGATATCGAAATGCTACGTGAGATGGGTTATACAAATGGGGTTGAGAACTACTCACGCCACATGGATGGTCGTAGTGAAGGAGAGCCTCCTTATACGCTTCTCGACTTTTTCCCAGATGATTTCTTGATCATGATTGATGAAAGTCACATGACCATGGGGCAAATCAAGGGCATGTATAATGGAGACCGTTCTCGTAAGGAAATGCTAGTTAATTATGGTTTCCGTTTACCTTCTGCCCTAGACAACCGTCCTCTTCGTCGGGAAGAGTTTGAGAGTCATGTGCATCAGATTGTTTACGTTTCAGCGACACCAGGCGACTATGAAAATGAACAGACCGAGACAGTGATTGAGCAAATTATTCGTCCGACAGGTCTTTTGGACCCTGAAGTGGAAGTCCGTCCAACTATGGGACAGATTGATGACCTCCTAGGTGAAATCAATGCCCGTGTTGAAAAGAATGAACGTACCTTTATCACAACCTTGACCAAGAAGATGGCAGAAGACTTGACTGACTACTTCAAAGAAATGGGCATCAAGGTCAAGTATATGCACTCGGATATCAAGACCTTGGAACGGACAGAGATTATCCGCGACCTACGCTTGGGTGTTTTTGATGTCTTGGTCGGAATCAATTTGCTCCGTGAAGGGATTGACGTACCTGAAGTAAGTTTGGTTGCTATTCTAGATGCTGACAAGGAAGGTTTCCTTCGTAACGAACGTGGCCTCATCCAGACCATTGGACGTGCTGCCCGTAATAGCGAAGGACATGTCATCATGTATGCGGACACGATTACTCAGTCTATGCAACGTGCCATCGATGAAACGGCCCGCCGTCGGAAAATCCAGATGGCCTATAATGAAGAACATGGTATTGTACCACAAACCATTAAGAAAGAAATCCGTGATCTTATTGCCGTGACCAAGGCAGTTGCCAAGGAAGAGGACAAGGAAGTCGATATCAATAGCCTCAACAAACAAGAACGCAAGGAACTCGTCAAAAAACTCAAAAAACAAATGCAAGAAGCCGTCGAAGTGCTTGATTTTGAACTGGCAGCTCAGATACGTGACATGATGTTGGAAGTGAAGGCGTTAAACTGA
- the zwf gene encoding glucose-6-phosphate dehydrogenase, producing the protein MSSKVIVTIFGASGDLAKRKLYPSLFRLYKSGNLSEHFAVIGTARRPWSKEYFESVVVESILDLADSTEQAQEFASHFYYQSHDVNDTEHYIALRQLQAELNEKYQAEHNKLFFLSMAPQFFGTIAKHLKSENIVDGKGFERLIVEKPFGTDYETASKLNEDLLAAFDEEQIYRIDHYLGKEMIQSIFAVRFANMIFENVWNREHIDNVQITFAERLGVEERGGYYDQSGALRDMVQNHTLQLLSLLAMDKPASFTKDEIRAEKIKVFKNLYHPTEKELKEQFIRGQYRSGKIDGMKYISYRSEPNVDPESTTETFASGAFFVDSDRFRGVPFFFRTGKRLTEKGTHVNIVFKQMDSIFGEPLAPNILTIYIQPTEGFSLSLNGKRVGEEFNLAPSSLDYRTDATATGASPDPYEKLIYDVLNNNSTNFSHWDEVSASWKLIDRIEELWAENGAPLYDYKAGSMGPQASFDLLVKYGAKWTWQPDIAYREDGRLE; encoded by the coding sequence ATGTCATCAAAGGTTATTGTTACAATTTTCGGTGCGAGTGGAGATTTAGCTAAACGCAAACTCTACCCTTCCCTTTTCAGACTCTATAAATCAGGCAATCTCTCTGAGCATTTTGCTGTTATCGGAACAGCTCGTAGACCTTGGAGTAAGGAATATTTTGAATCTGTAGTTGTCGAGTCCATCCTTGATTTGGCAGATAGTACCGAGCAAGCCCAGGAATTTGCTAGCCACTTCTACTATCAAAGCCATGATGTGAATGACACGGAACATTACATTGCTTTGCGTCAATTACAAGCTGAGCTTAATGAAAAATACCAAGCTGAACACAATAAGCTCTTCTTCTTGTCTATGGCACCACAGTTCTTCGGAACCATTGCCAAACACCTCAAATCTGAAAACATTGTCGATGGCAAAGGTTTTGAGCGCTTGATCGTTGAAAAACCTTTTGGTACAGACTACGAAACAGCTAGCAAACTCAATGAAGATCTCCTTGCGGCCTTTGATGAAGAGCAAATCTACCGTATCGACCATTACCTAGGTAAAGAGATGATTCAGAGTATCTTTGCTGTTCGTTTTGCCAACATGATCTTTGAGAATGTTTGGAATCGCGAACACATCGATAATGTTCAGATTACCTTTGCAGAACGTTTGGGTGTAGAAGAACGTGGTGGCTACTATGATCAATCTGGTGCCCTTCGTGATATGGTGCAAAACCATACACTCCAACTTCTCTCTCTTCTAGCCATGGACAAACCAGCTAGCTTTACAAAAGATGAGATTCGCGCTGAAAAGATAAAGGTCTTTAAAAACCTCTATCATCCAACTGAGAAAGAATTGAAAGAACAGTTTATTCGTGGTCAATATCGCTCTGGTAAAATCGATGGCATGAAATACATTTCCTATCGAAGCGAACCAAATGTCGATCCTGAATCCACAACAGAAACTTTCGCATCTGGCGCCTTCTTTGTAGACAGCGATCGTTTCCGTGGTGTTCCCTTCTTCTTCCGTACTGGTAAACGCCTGACCGAAAAAGGAACTCATGTCAATATCGTCTTTAAGCAAATGGACTCTATCTTTGGAGAACCATTAGCACCAAATATCTTGACCATCTATATCCAACCAACTGAAGGATTCTCTCTCAGCCTCAATGGGAAGCGAGTCGGTGAAGAATTTAACCTGGCACCAAGCTCTCTGGATTACCGTACAGATGCTACTGCTACTGGAGCCTCACCAGACCCATACGAGAAATTAATCTACGATGTCTTGAATAACAACTCTACCAACTTTAGCCACTGGGATGAGGTAAGTGCTTCTTGGAAATTGATTGACCGTATCGAAGAGCTCTGGGCTGAAAATGGAGCTCCACTCTACGATTATAAAGCTGGAAGCATGGGGCCACAAGCTAGCTTTGACTTACTTGTGAAGTATGGAGCTAAATGGACCTGGCAACCAGATATCGCCTATCGTGAAGATGGCCGTTTAGAATAG
- a CDS encoding VIT1/CCC1 transporter family protein, whose product MTEIKHEIDANFTGRLNILRAGVLGANDGIISIAGVVIGVASATSNIWIIFLSGLAAILAGAFSMAGGEYVSVSTQKDTEEAAVAREQLLLDKDMESAKQSLYAAYLQNGECETSAQLLTNKAFLKNPLKALVEEKYGIEYEEFTNPWHAAISSFIAFVLGSLPPMLSITVFPSDYRIPATVFIVALSLLVTGYTSAKLGKAPTKTAMIRNLCIGLLTMGVTYLLGQLFSI is encoded by the coding sequence ATGACAGAAATAAAACACGAAATTGATGCAAACTTTACAGGCCGACTCAATATCCTACGCGCGGGTGTTCTGGGTGCCAATGATGGGATTATTTCCATCGCTGGAGTCGTTATTGGGGTTGCCAGTGCGACAAGCAATATCTGGATTATCTTTTTATCAGGATTGGCTGCTATCCTCGCTGGTGCTTTTTCTATGGCCGGTGGCGAATATGTCTCTGTATCCACTCAGAAAGATACGGAAGAAGCCGCTGTTGCTAGAGAGCAATTGCTCTTGGATAAAGATATGGAATCAGCAAAACAATCCCTCTATGCTGCTTACTTACAAAATGGTGAGTGTGAAACGTCCGCCCAACTTTTGACCAACAAGGCCTTTTTAAAAAATCCACTCAAAGCGTTGGTTGAGGAGAAATACGGTATCGAGTACGAAGAATTTACCAATCCTTGGCATGCTGCCATCTCTAGCTTTATCGCCTTTGTACTGGGAAGTCTTCCTCCTATGCTTTCAATCACCGTCTTTCCAAGTGATTATCGCATTCCTGCTACTGTTTTTATCGTTGCCCTTTCCCTTCTCGTCACTGGCTATACCAGTGCTAAACTAGGCAAGGCACCTACGAAAACTGCCATGATCCGTAACCTCTGTATCGGACTTCTCACCATGGGAGTGACTTACCTGCTTGGACAACTCTTCAGCATTTAA
- a CDS encoding Cof-type HAD-IIB family hydrolase — translation MADIKLIALDLDGTLLTTDKKLTDRTKEVLKAARDRGIKVVLTTGRPLKAMDFFLKELGTDGQEDEYTITFNGGLVQKNTGEILDKTVFSIDDVARLYEETEKLGLPLDAISEGTVYQIQSDQESLYAKFNPALTFVTVAFEELSSQITYNKCVTAFAQEPLDAAIQQISPELFDQYEIFKSRELLLEWSPKNVHKATGLEKLIKHLGIDQSQVMACGDEANDLSMIEWAGLGVAMQNAVPAVKEVANVITPMTNDEEAVAWAIEEYVLKEN, via the coding sequence ATGGCAGATATTAAATTGATTGCACTCGATTTGGATGGTACCTTACTGACAACGGATAAAAAGCTGACAGATCGAACTAAGGAAGTCTTAAAAGCTGCGCGTGATCGTGGCATCAAGGTCGTACTGACAACAGGCCGTCCTCTGAAAGCTATGGATTTCTTTCTCAAGGAGTTGGGAACAGATGGACAGGAGGATGAATACACCATCACCTTTAATGGAGGGCTTGTTCAGAAAAATACGGGAGAGATTCTCGATAAAACCGTCTTTTCAATCGACGATGTGGCACGATTGTACGAGGAAACTGAAAAACTAGGGTTGCCGTTAGATGCCATTTCTGAAGGAACAGTCTATCAAATCCAGTCGGACCAAGAAAGTCTCTATGCTAAGTTCAACCCAGCTCTGACTTTCGTGACAGTCGCTTTTGAAGAGTTATCTAGTCAGATAACTTATAATAAATGCGTGACTGCCTTTGCCCAAGAACCTTTGGATGCAGCGATTCAACAGATTTCTCCTGAATTGTTTGACCAATATGAAATCTTCAAATCGCGTGAACTCTTATTGGAATGGTCACCGAAAAATGTCCACAAGGCAACAGGTTTAGAGAAATTAATTAAACACCTAGGAATCGACCAAAGCCAGGTCATGGCTTGTGGGGACGAGGCTAATGACCTTTCCATGATTGAGTGGGCAGGTCTGGGAGTTGCCATGCAAAATGCAGTTCCAGCAGTTAAGGAAGTTGCCAATGTGATTACCCCAATGACCAACGATGAGGAAGCTGTTGCCTGGGCTATCGAAGAATACGTGCTAAAGGAGAACTAG